From the genome of Corallococcus soli, one region includes:
- a CDS encoding amino acid adenylation domain-containing protein: MWAQVLRLERVGIHANFFELGGDSIISLQIVARAAQAGLRITTRQLFQHQTIAALAVVATTAQLVVAEQGEVRGSVPLTPIQRRLFEEDVVDPHHLNQSLMIEVRRPVDAALLEQALRLLVAHHDALRLRFTREPQGWSQENVGVEQPLTLRRLDVSALDEAAKAQALQEAAAQVQASQVLEEGLLLRAMLIERGEGHTARLLLAVHHLAVDGVSWRVLLEDLETVYQQLASGRPVRLPAKTTSFQTWARKLEAHARTPEVLAERAFWLDGARSVAPLPVDRAGGENIVASTKSVSLSLDVEETRLLLQEVPGAWRAQINDVLLAALVQSMARWTGQPRVRVNLEGHGREELFADADISRTVGWFTAVYPVLLEVPVSGSPGDGLRAVRDTLRRLPGNGLGYGLLRFMGDGATVEALRAAPPAQVSFNYLGQFDGVASGAGDTAFGIAREGSGPVRSPRAPRRHVLDVSGLVLDGQLQLSWGYSENLYDPATIESLARDFVAALRTLISTRTSEDAARRTPTDFPLARVDASGLERVLAAVPDLEDLYPLSPMQQGMLFHTLLEPASGAYFEQRSWSFHSALDLGALKQAWEDVLAHHPVLRTSFFWQGLESPLQAVHARVTLPWTELDWRGLPAAEQQSRLESFLAEDRALGFELSRAPLMRVALLRTEEHAYRLVWSFHHLLTDGWSSALLRQAVFLRYAALVKGQAPALAKGPPYREYIAWLQRQDLARTESFWRDTLAGFTSATPLPAGAASRTLATGGLSEQAVLLPTATTEALQAFARRHQLTLNTLVQAAWALVLARHANTSDVVFGATVAGRPSELPGVDTMLGMFINTLPVRVRLEEQATVVPWLQRFQSQQVELRNHEHSPLVQVQGWSDVPRGTPLFETLLVFENYPVDTSVDTQARQLDVRDFHAFERTNYPLTAVAAPGRELLLKLAHETPRFDEATAKALLGQWRRALEALAARDTQRIAEVTLLSSEETHALRDTWNATHAEYPRTLAVQQLFESRAAQAPDAEALRWNTGRMTAGALDARANQLAHHLRTLGVGPESRVGICLERGPDLVVALLGVLKAGGAYVPLDPTYPEDRLGYMARDAGLSALLTHQHLEARLPGVSTPVVHMDALEAVLAAQPTTRPEVEALPEALAYVIYTSGSTGRPKGVMVTHGGVVNYLAWTLGAYRVAEGQGAPVHSSFSFDLTVTSLLAPLAAGRPAVLVDEAVGAVEGLGDALRRQADHSLVKLTPAHLRLLEAQLGEQDAAGRARAFVIGGEALGYEALEHWRRYAPGTRLINEYGPTETVVGCCIHEVREDEPRTGPVPIGHPIANTRLYVLDAAGRLAPLGAVGELFVGGDGVGRGYLGRPDLTAERFVPDPFSTQPGARLYRTGDSVRRRADGALEYLGRQDDQVKVRGFRIELGEIEAVLTALPDVAAGVVLAREDVPGDKRLVGYAVPKAGATLDAASLRAALRRTLPDYLVPVAFVVLDALPVAVTGKVDRKALPAPEAARPGEDSGFVAPRTPEEELLAGLFAQVLGVEKVGLHDDFFALGGHSLRATQAVSRARDVFQVELPLRDLFEAPTVAGLLPRLLDAKAKDAEGPRVPPLVAVPRTDALPLSFAQQRLWFLDQLEPQGAFHNVPAALRLQGTLDVAALERAFAELFRRHESLRTVFRSQEGRPLHVILPVPESPLPMQDLRSLPGSTREEEALQRAQDEARRPFDLSKGPLLRVTLLQLAEQEHLLLLTMHHIVSDGWSMGVLVREVVALYEAFRLGQPSPLPELTLQYADYAAWQRKWLEEGALAQQLAWWRKQLDGAPQTVDLPTDRPRPTVQSHHGEQLQVLVPPSVMAELQALCRREGVTLFMALLAGFQVVLSRYTRRTDIVVGTDIANRNRAETEGLIGFFVNQLVLRGDLGGDPTVRELLARARETALSSYAHQDLPFEELVKELNPKRSLGQAPLFQVKLVLQNTPASRLELPGLKLTQVGQEATRAKLDLTVAVQETPQGLACVWEFATDLFDTSTVARMAKHFEQVLEGLTREPSRRLSSLSLLTGEERRTLLETWNDTRTAELPGPTATALFEAQAARTPQALAAVFGAESLTYAQLDAKANQLAWHLKQSGVGIESRVGLCVERSLDMVVGILGILKAGAAYLPLDPSYPADRLAYMLADAAVPVIVTQDALADELPSQGELLVCLDSDAARIAKHPVTAPPVQLEPEHLAYVIYTSGSTGRPKGTLLHHRGLCNTATAAIAALGITPSSRVLQFAAFGFDASVWETFSALLAGAALHLTPRDELLPGPPLHGLLKSRGITTVTLTPSVLAQLSPEDLPALTSVAAAGEACSAELVRRWSPGRRFLNAYGPTEVTVCATVRANVDPERPTIGTPLPNVRVYVLDDHGQPVPVGIPGQLHVGGVGLARGYLHRADLTAERFVPDAFGPDAGGRLYATGDLVRYLPSGDIEFLGRIDHQLKLRGYRIELGEVEAAIADHPAVEATVVLLREDVPGNPRLVGYAVPREGEVLDVRVLKDALLARLPEYMVPTAFVSLPALPLTPNGKLDRQALPAPDSERPELEKGYVAPRDALEEELAGIWAELLGVKQVGVHDDFFELGGHSLLGTQLISRIRTTFDVELPLRDIFESPTVENLAVHIVQAQAAQTDPAELERLMGELENLSAEEAEALLSSDEVLPQDDSKKVSSNEQ; the protein is encoded by the coding sequence ATCTGGGCCCAGGTGCTGCGGCTGGAGCGCGTGGGCATCCACGCCAACTTCTTCGAGCTGGGCGGCGACTCCATCATCAGCCTCCAGATCGTCGCGCGCGCCGCGCAGGCCGGCCTGCGCATCACCACCCGACAGCTCTTCCAGCACCAGACGATCGCCGCGCTGGCGGTCGTCGCCACGACGGCCCAGCTCGTCGTCGCGGAGCAGGGTGAGGTGCGCGGGTCCGTCCCGCTCACGCCCATCCAGCGTCGGCTCTTCGAAGAGGACGTCGTTGATCCGCATCACCTCAACCAGTCGTTGATGATTGAGGTCCGCCGTCCGGTGGACGCCGCGCTCCTGGAGCAGGCGCTCCGTCTCCTCGTCGCGCACCATGATGCCCTGCGACTGCGCTTCACCCGCGAGCCCCAGGGTTGGTCACAGGAGAACGTCGGCGTCGAACAGCCCCTGACGCTGCGGCGGCTGGACGTCTCCGCGCTGGACGAAGCCGCGAAGGCGCAGGCCCTCCAGGAGGCCGCGGCCCAGGTGCAGGCAAGCCAGGTGCTGGAGGAAGGCCTGCTGCTGCGCGCGATGTTGATCGAGCGCGGGGAAGGCCACACGGCCCGTCTGCTGCTGGCGGTGCATCACCTCGCGGTGGACGGCGTGTCCTGGCGCGTGCTCCTGGAGGACTTGGAGACCGTCTACCAGCAGCTCGCGTCGGGCCGCCCGGTGCGGCTGCCCGCGAAGACCACCTCATTCCAGACGTGGGCCCGCAAGCTGGAGGCCCATGCCCGCACCCCCGAGGTGCTGGCCGAGCGTGCCTTCTGGCTGGACGGCGCCCGGAGCGTCGCGCCGCTGCCCGTGGACCGGGCCGGCGGTGAGAACATCGTGGCTTCGACGAAGAGCGTGTCGCTGTCGCTCGACGTGGAGGAGACGCGGCTGTTGTTGCAGGAAGTGCCCGGCGCGTGGCGCGCGCAGATCAACGACGTGCTGCTCGCGGCGCTGGTGCAGTCCATGGCGCGCTGGACGGGGCAGCCCCGCGTGCGCGTCAACCTGGAGGGCCACGGCCGCGAGGAGCTGTTCGCGGACGCGGACATCTCCCGCACGGTGGGTTGGTTCACCGCCGTGTATCCCGTGCTGCTGGAGGTGCCGGTGTCCGGCAGCCCCGGTGACGGTCTGCGCGCGGTCCGCGACACCCTGCGGCGCCTGCCGGGCAACGGCCTGGGCTACGGGCTCCTGCGCTTCATGGGCGATGGCGCGACGGTGGAAGCCCTGCGCGCCGCGCCCCCCGCGCAGGTGTCCTTCAACTACCTGGGACAGTTCGACGGCGTCGCGTCCGGAGCAGGGGACACCGCCTTCGGCATCGCCCGCGAGGGCAGTGGTCCGGTGCGCAGCCCCCGTGCGCCGCGCCGACACGTCCTGGACGTCAGCGGACTGGTGCTGGACGGACAGCTCCAGCTGAGCTGGGGCTACAGCGAGAACCTCTACGACCCGGCGACCATCGAGTCCCTGGCCCGGGACTTCGTGGCCGCGCTGCGCACGCTCATCTCGACCCGCACGTCGGAGGACGCGGCGCGCCGCACGCCCACCGACTTCCCGCTCGCCCGGGTGGACGCGTCCGGGCTGGAGCGCGTCCTCGCGGCGGTGCCCGACCTGGAGGACCTGTACCCTCTGTCGCCCATGCAGCAGGGCATGCTCTTCCACACGTTGCTGGAGCCGGCGTCGGGCGCGTACTTCGAGCAGCGCTCGTGGAGCTTCCACTCAGCGCTGGACCTGGGCGCCCTCAAGCAGGCCTGGGAGGACGTCCTCGCGCACCACCCGGTGCTGCGCACGTCCTTCTTCTGGCAGGGGCTGGAATCTCCCCTCCAGGCCGTGCACGCCCGCGTGACGCTGCCGTGGACGGAGCTCGACTGGCGCGGGCTGCCCGCCGCGGAACAGCAGTCGCGGCTGGAGTCGTTCCTCGCGGAGGACCGGGCGCTCGGCTTCGAGCTGTCCCGCGCGCCCCTGATGCGGGTGGCGCTGCTCCGCACGGAGGAACATGCGTACCGGCTGGTGTGGAGCTTCCACCACCTGCTGACGGACGGCTGGAGCTCGGCGCTGCTGCGACAGGCCGTCTTCCTCCGCTACGCCGCATTGGTGAAGGGCCAGGCCCCGGCCCTCGCGAAGGGCCCCCCGTATCGCGAGTACATCGCCTGGCTCCAGCGCCAGGACCTCGCGCGCACGGAGTCCTTCTGGCGTGACACCCTGGCGGGCTTCACCTCCGCCACGCCGCTTCCGGCGGGCGCCGCGTCCCGCACCCTGGCCACTGGGGGCCTGTCGGAGCAGGCGGTGCTCCTGCCGACCGCGACGACCGAGGCGCTCCAGGCCTTCGCCCGCCGGCACCAGCTCACCCTCAACACCCTGGTGCAGGCCGCGTGGGCCCTGGTGCTCGCGCGCCACGCGAACACGTCCGACGTCGTCTTCGGCGCGACCGTCGCGGGCCGGCCGTCGGAGCTGCCCGGCGTCGACACGATGCTGGGCATGTTCATCAACACGCTGCCCGTGCGCGTCCGCCTGGAGGAGCAGGCCACCGTCGTCCCGTGGCTCCAGCGGTTCCAGTCGCAGCAGGTGGAGCTGCGCAACCACGAGCACAGCCCGCTCGTGCAGGTGCAGGGCTGGAGCGACGTGCCCCGGGGAACGCCCCTCTTCGAGACGCTGCTCGTCTTCGAGAACTACCCCGTCGACACCTCGGTGGACACGCAGGCCCGCCAGCTGGATGTGCGCGACTTCCACGCCTTCGAGCGGACGAACTACCCGCTCACCGCCGTGGCCGCTCCCGGCCGCGAGCTGTTGCTCAAGCTCGCGCATGAGACGCCGCGCTTCGACGAGGCCACGGCGAAGGCCCTGCTCGGCCAGTGGCGCCGGGCCCTGGAGGCGCTGGCCGCGCGGGACACCCAGCGGATCGCGGAGGTGACGCTCCTGTCGTCGGAGGAGACGCACGCGCTGCGCGACACCTGGAACGCGACGCACGCGGAGTACCCGCGCACGCTCGCGGTGCAGCAGCTCTTCGAGTCCCGCGCCGCGCAAGCCCCCGACGCGGAGGCCCTGCGCTGGAACACCGGCCGCATGACGGCCGGTGCCCTGGATGCGCGCGCGAACCAGTTGGCGCACCACCTGCGCACGCTGGGCGTGGGCCCGGAGTCGCGCGTCGGCATCTGCCTGGAGCGCGGTCCCGACCTCGTCGTCGCGCTCCTGGGCGTGCTCAAGGCCGGGGGTGCGTACGTGCCCCTGGATCCGACCTACCCCGAGGACCGTCTGGGCTACATGGCCCGCGACGCCGGCCTCTCCGCGCTGCTGACGCACCAGCACCTGGAGGCGCGTCTGCCGGGCGTGAGCACCCCGGTCGTCCACATGGACGCGCTGGAGGCCGTGCTCGCGGCGCAGCCGACCACCCGCCCGGAGGTGGAGGCGCTCCCGGAAGCGCTCGCCTACGTCATCTACACGTCCGGCAGCACCGGCCGCCCCAAGGGCGTGATGGTGACGCACGGGGGCGTGGTCAACTACCTCGCCTGGACGCTGGGCGCGTACCGCGTGGCGGAGGGGCAGGGTGCGCCGGTGCACTCGTCGTTCTCCTTCGACCTCACGGTGACCAGCCTCCTGGCCCCGCTCGCAGCGGGCCGTCCCGCCGTGCTGGTGGACGAAGCCGTGGGCGCGGTGGAGGGCCTGGGCGATGCCCTGCGCCGTCAGGCCGACCACAGCCTCGTGAAGCTCACGCCCGCGCACCTGCGCCTGCTGGAGGCGCAGCTCGGGGAGCAGGACGCCGCCGGCCGGGCCCGCGCCTTCGTCATTGGCGGCGAGGCCCTGGGCTACGAGGCCCTGGAGCACTGGCGGCGGTACGCGCCGGGCACGCGCCTCATCAACGAGTACGGCCCCACCGAGACGGTGGTGGGCTGCTGCATCCACGAGGTGCGGGAGGATGAGCCGCGCACGGGCCCCGTGCCCATCGGTCATCCCATCGCCAACACGCGCCTGTACGTGCTGGACGCGGCGGGCCGGCTCGCGCCGCTGGGCGCGGTGGGCGAGCTCTTCGTCGGTGGCGACGGCGTGGGCCGGGGCTACCTCGGGCGCCCGGACCTGACCGCCGAACGCTTCGTGCCGGATCCGTTCAGCACGCAGCCCGGTGCGCGCCTGTACCGCACGGGCGACAGCGTGCGTCGCCGTGCCGACGGCGCGCTGGAGTACCTGGGGCGCCAGGACGACCAGGTGAAGGTGCGCGGCTTCCGCATCGAGCTGGGCGAGATCGAGGCCGTGCTGACGGCCCTCCCGGACGTCGCCGCGGGCGTGGTGCTCGCGCGCGAGGACGTGCCCGGGGACAAGCGGCTGGTGGGCTACGCGGTGCCGAAGGCCGGCGCCACGCTGGACGCCGCGTCGCTGCGGGCCGCGCTGCGCAGGACGCTCCCGGACTACCTCGTCCCGGTCGCCTTCGTCGTGCTGGACGCGCTACCCGTGGCGGTGACGGGCAAGGTGGACCGCAAGGCCCTGCCCGCGCCGGAGGCCGCACGCCCGGGGGAGGACTCGGGCTTCGTGGCGCCGCGCACGCCGGAGGAGGAGCTGCTCGCCGGACTCTTCGCGCAGGTGCTGGGCGTGGAGAAGGTGGGCCTGCACGACGACTTCTTCGCGCTGGGCGGACACTCGCTCCGGGCGACGCAGGCGGTGTCGCGTGCTCGGGACGTGTTCCAGGTGGAGCTGCCCCTGCGCGACCTCTTCGAGGCGCCCACCGTCGCGGGGCTCCTGCCGCGCCTGCTGGACGCCAAGGCGAAGGACGCCGAGGGCCCGCGCGTGCCGCCCCTGGTGGCCGTGCCGCGCACGGACGCCCTGCCGCTGTCCTTCGCGCAGCAGCGCCTGTGGTTCCTGGACCAGTTGGAGCCGCAGGGCGCGTTCCACAACGTGCCCGCCGCGCTCCGGCTCCAGGGCACGCTGGACGTGGCCGCGCTGGAGCGGGCGTTCGCGGAGCTGTTCCGCCGCCATGAGTCGCTGCGCACCGTCTTCCGCTCCCAGGAGGGCCGGCCGCTCCACGTCATCCTGCCGGTGCCGGAATCGCCGCTGCCCATGCAGGACCTGCGCTCGCTGCCCGGGTCCACCCGCGAGGAGGAGGCCCTCCAGCGGGCCCAGGACGAGGCGAGGCGCCCCTTCGATCTCTCGAAGGGACCGCTGCTGCGCGTGACGTTGCTACAGCTCGCGGAGCAGGAGCACCTGCTGCTCTTGACCATGCACCACATCGTCTCCGACGGCTGGTCCATGGGCGTGCTCGTGCGCGAGGTGGTGGCCCTCTATGAGGCCTTCCGCCTGGGCCAGCCGTCGCCGCTGCCGGAGCTGACCCTCCAGTACGCGGACTACGCGGCCTGGCAGCGCAAGTGGTTGGAAGAGGGCGCCCTGGCCCAGCAGCTCGCGTGGTGGCGCAAGCAGCTGGACGGCGCGCCGCAGACGGTGGACCTGCCCACCGACAGGCCCCGGCCCACCGTGCAGTCGCACCACGGCGAGCAGCTCCAGGTGCTGGTGCCGCCTTCGGTGATGGCGGAGCTCCAGGCCCTGTGCCGCCGTGAAGGCGTCACGCTGTTCATGGCGCTGCTCGCGGGCTTCCAGGTGGTGCTGTCGCGCTACACGCGCCGCACGGACATCGTGGTGGGCACGGACATCGCCAACCGCAACCGCGCGGAGACCGAGGGCCTCATCGGCTTCTTCGTCAACCAGCTCGTCCTGCGCGGCGACCTGGGCGGCGACCCCACCGTGCGCGAGCTGCTGGCGCGCGCGCGGGAGACGGCGCTGTCCTCCTACGCGCACCAGGACCTGCCCTTCGAGGAGCTGGTGAAGGAGCTGAACCCCAAGCGCAGCCTGGGTCAGGCCCCGCTGTTCCAGGTGAAGCTGGTGCTCCAGAACACCCCCGCGTCGCGGCTGGAGCTGCCCGGCCTGAAGCTCACCCAGGTGGGCCAGGAGGCCACGCGCGCCAAGCTGGACCTGACCGTCGCGGTGCAGGAGACGCCCCAGGGGCTCGCCTGCGTCTGGGAGTTCGCCACCGACCTGTTCGACACGTCGACCGTGGCCCGGATGGCGAAGCACTTCGAACAGGTGCTGGAGGGCCTCACGCGCGAGCCCTCCCGCCGCCTGTCCTCGCTGTCCCTGCTCACCGGGGAAGAGCGCCGCACGCTGCTGGAGACGTGGAACGACACCCGCACGGCGGAGCTGCCGGGCCCCACGGCCACCGCGCTGTTCGAGGCGCAGGCCGCGCGCACGCCCCAGGCGCTGGCGGCGGTGTTCGGCGCGGAGTCGCTGACGTACGCGCAGCTCGACGCGAAGGCCAATCAGCTCGCGTGGCACCTGAAGCAGAGCGGCGTGGGCATCGAGTCCCGGGTGGGACTGTGCGTGGAACGCTCGCTCGACATGGTGGTGGGCATCCTGGGCATCCTCAAGGCGGGCGCGGCCTACCTGCCCCTGGACCCCTCGTACCCGGCTGACCGCCTGGCCTACATGCTGGCGGACGCGGCGGTGCCCGTCATCGTCACGCAGGACGCCCTGGCGGATGAGCTACCGTCGCAGGGTGAGCTGCTGGTGTGCCTGGATTCGGATGCGGCGCGCATCGCGAAGCATCCCGTGACGGCGCCCCCGGTGCAGTTGGAGCCGGAGCACCTGGCGTACGTCATCTACACGTCGGGTTCGACGGGAAGGCCGAAGGGGACGTTGCTGCACCACCGTGGCTTGTGCAACACGGCCACGGCGGCCATCGCGGCGCTGGGCATCACGCCTTCCAGCCGCGTCCTCCAGTTCGCGGCGTTCGGCTTCGACGCGTCCGTGTGGGAGACGTTCTCCGCGCTGCTGGCCGGCGCGGCCCTGCATCTGACGCCGCGCGATGAGCTGCTGCCCGGCCCCCCCCTGCACGGCCTGCTGAAGTCGCGGGGCATCACCACGGTGACGCTCACCCCGTCGGTGCTGGCGCAGCTCTCCCCGGAGGATCTGCCCGCGCTCACGTCCGTGGCCGCCGCCGGTGAGGCGTGCTCCGCGGAGCTGGTGCGCCGCTGGTCCCCGGGCCGCCGCTTCCTCAACGCGTACGGCCCCACGGAGGTGACGGTGTGCGCCACCGTCCGGGCGAACGTGGATCCGGAGCGGCCCACCATCGGCACGCCGCTGCCGAACGTGCGGGTGTACGTGCTGGACGACCACGGGCAGCCGGTGCCGGTGGGCATCCCCGGCCAGTTGCACGTGGGCGGCGTGGGACTGGCGCGGGGCTATCTGCACCGCGCGGACCTGACGGCGGAGCGCTTCGTGCCGGACGCCTTCGGCCCCGACGCGGGAGGGCGCCTGTACGCGACGGGCGACTTGGTGCGCTACCTGCCGTCCGGGGACATCGAGTTCCTGGGCCGCATCGACCACCAGCTCAAGCTGCGCGGCTACCGCATCGAGCTGGGCGAGGTGGAGGCGGCCATCGCGGACCATCCCGCCGTGGAGGCCACCGTCGTCCTCCTGCGCGAGGACGTGCCCGGCAACCCCCGGCTCGTGGGCTACGCGGTGCCCCGCGAGGGCGAGGTGCTGGACGTGCGCGTGCTGAAGGACGCGCTCCTCGCGCGCCTGCCCGAATACATGGTGCCCACCGCCTTCGTGTCGCTCCCGGCGCTGCCGCTCACGCCCAACGGCAAGCTGGATCGCCAGGCGCTGCCGGCACCGGACTCCGAGCGGCCCGAGCTGGAAAAGGGCTACGTGGCGCCGCGTGACGCGTTGGAGGAGGAGCTCGCCGGCATCTGGGCGGAGCTGCTCGGCGTCAAGCAGGTGGGCGTCCACGACGACTTCTTCGAGCTGGGAGGCCACTCCCTCCTGGGCACCCAGCTCATCTCACGCATCCGCACGACGTTCGACGTGGAGCTGCCGCTCCGGGACATCTTCGAGTCCCCGACGGTGGAGAACCTCGCCGTCCACATCGTGCAGGCCCAGGCCGCGCAGACGGATCCCGCGGAACTCGAACGACTCATGGGGGAGCTGGAGAACCTTTCCGCCGAAGAGGCGGAGGCGCTCCTTTCCTCTGACGAAGTGCTCCCCCAGGACGACAGCAAGAAGGTTTCCAGCAATGAGCAGTGA